The following coding sequences are from one Triticum dicoccoides isolate Atlit2015 ecotype Zavitan chromosome 4A, WEW_v2.0, whole genome shotgun sequence window:
- the LOC119287504 gene encoding protein DETOXIFICATION 54-like, with product MAIPLQAKKQQENGSKGGQGSHVDGGDDNPSAAEELRELWRMAAPITALNCVVYLRAMVSVLCLGRLGPLDLAGGALAIGLTNITGHSVLFGLASGLEPLCAQAYGSRNYDLLTLSLHRAVLLLAIAAVPIALLWLNVGPILVALGQDPAISASAAAYAAWALPDLAALAVLQPLRVYLRSQGITKPMAACSAAAVALHIPLNFLLVFRMGFGVRGVAAAQALTNTNMVLFLLAYVRWAGACDDTWRGFARPAAVASGLGGLVRLAVPSCIGVCLEWWWYEVVTVLAGYLANPTAAVGAAGVLIQTTSLMYTVPMALAACVSTRVGNELGAGKPRRARMAATVALWCAAGVGLAHVAWTAAFSAQWVSLFTREPSVVLLASAAMPLLGLCELGNCPQTTGCGVLRGTARPAVGARINLLSFYLVGTPVAVLLAFGHGPLSGFRGLWYGLLSAQAACVALVLVAVVWRTDWRVEAMRARKLTGTGADTTATATEGEEQEEMRRLVAGNGLEADVDV from the exons ATGGCCATCCCGCTCCAGGCGAAGAAGCAGCAGGAGAACGGAAGcaagggcggccaaggcagccacgtggacggcggcgacgacaacccttcggcggcggaggagctgCGGGAGCTGTGGCGCATGGCGGCGCCGATCACAGCGCTCAACTGCGTGGTGTACCTGCGCGCCATGGTGTCCGTGCTCTGCCTGGGCCGCCTCGGCCCGCTTGACCTCGCCGGCGGCGCGCTCGCGATCGGGCTCACCAACATCACTGGCCACAGTGTGCTCTTCGGCCTCGCGTCCGGGTTGGAGCCGCTCTGCGCGCAGGCCTACGGCTCCCGCAACTACGACCTGCTCACgctctccctccaccgcgccgtgCTGCTGCTCGCCATCGCCGCCGTCCCCATCGCGCTGCTCTGGCTCAACGTCGGCCCCATCCTGGTCGCGCTCGGCCAGGACCCAGCcatctccgcctccgccgccgcatACGCCGCGTGGGCGCTCCCGGACCTCGCCGCGCTGGCCGTGCTCCAGCCGCTCCGCGTCTACCTTAGGTCCCAGGGCATCACCAAGCCCATGgccgcctgctccgccgccgccgtcgcgctgcACATCCCGCTCAACTTTCTCCTCGTCTTCCGCATGGGCTTCGGCGTGCGCGGCGTCGCGGCAGCGCAGGCGCTCACAAACACAAACATGGTGCTCTTCCTGCTCGCCTACGTCCGCTGGGCGGGTGCGTGCGACGACACGTGGAGGGGCTTCGCGCGGCCCGCCGCCGTAGCCAGCGGGCTCGGCGGCCTCGTCCGCCTCGCCGTGCCCAGCTGCATCGGCGTCTGCCTCGAGTGGTGGTGGTACGAGGTCGTCACCGTGCTCGCCGGCTACCTTGCCAACCCcaccgccgccgtcggcgccgcggGAGTCCTCATCCAGACAACCAGCCTGATGTACACCGTGCCCATGGCGCTCGCCGCCTGCGTCTCCACCCGG GTGGGCAACGAGCTCGGCGCCGGGAAGCCGCGGCGTGCGCGgatggcggcgacggtggcgctgtGGTGCGCAGCGGGCGTGGGCCTCGCGCACGTGGCGTGGACGGCGGCCTTCAGCGCGCAGTGGGTGTCGCTCTTCACCCGGGAGCCGTCGGTGGTGCTGCTGGCGTCGGCGGCGATGCCGCTGCTGGGGCTGTGCGAGCTGGGCAACTGCCCGCAGACCACGGGGTGCGGCGTGCTGCGCGGCACGGCCAGGCCCGCCGTGGGCGCCCGCATCAACCTGCTCTCCTTCTACCTCGTCGGCACGCCAGTGGCGGTGCTGCTGGCGTTCGGGCACGGGCCGTTGTCCGGGTTCCGCGGGCTGTGGTACGGGCTGCTGTCCGCGCAGGCCGCCTGCGTGGCTCTGGTGCTGGTCGCCGTCGTGTGGCGCACCGACTGGCGCGTCGAGGCCATGCGCGCGCGGAAGCTGACCGGCACCGGCGCGGACACGACGGCGACGGCCACCGAGGGGGAGGAGCAGGAGGAGATGAGGCGCCTCGTGGCCGGCAACGGCCTGGAGGCGGACGTCGACGTGTAG